From Lathamus discolor isolate bLatDis1 chromosome 15, bLatDis1.hap1, whole genome shotgun sequence, a single genomic window includes:
- the DOLPP1 gene encoding dolichyldiphosphatase 1 isoform X1, translating to MAAVGECSLPAPWRPVSLTHVEYPAGDFSGQLLAYLSLGPIFIIVGFVTLIIFKRELHTISFLGGLAFNEGVNWLIKHVIREPRPCEEAHSTVTTKYGMPSSHSQFMWFFSVYSFLFLYLRMHQTNNARFLDLLWRHVLSICLVTVALLVSYSRVYLLYHTWSQVLYGGVAGSIMAVAWFAFTQEILTPLFPRIAAWPISEFFLIRDTSLIPNILWFEYTVTRAEARNRQRKLGTKLQ from the exons ATGGCCGCAGTCGGTGAGTGCTCGCTGCCCGCTCCGTGGCGGCCGGTCTCCCTCACTCACGTCGAGTATCCCGCAG GTGATTTCTCTGGTCAGCTTTTAGCTTATTTGAGTCTCGGTCCAATATTCATTATTGTTGGCTTTGTAACGCTCATCATATTCAAGAGAGAGCTTCACACG ATCTCTTTCTTGGGAGGGCTGGCATTCAATGAGGGAGTGAACTGGTTAATAAAACATGTAATCCGGGAGCCTCGGCCCTGTGAAG aAGCCCATTCAACAGTGACCACAAAATATGGGATGCCGTCCAGCCACTCCCAATTCATGTGGTTTTTCTCTGTCTattcctttctgttcctttatTTAAG AATGCACCAAACAAACAATGCGAGGTTTCTGGATTTACTATGGCGACATGTGCTGTCCATCTGCCTCGTCACAGTGGCTTTGCTAGTCTCATATAGTAG GGTTTATTTGCTTTACCACACCTGGAGCCAAGTCTTGTATGGAGGTGTGGCAGGAAGCATTATGGCAGTAGCCTGGTTTGCCTTCACACAAGAGATATTAACTCCTCTCTTCCCAAGGATAGCTGCATG GCCAATTTCAGAGTTCTTTTTAATCCGAGATACCAGCCTCATTCCTAACATCCTGTGGTTTGAATACACAGTCACGAGAGCAGAAGCAAG AAACAGACAGCGCAAGCTGGGTACGAAGCTGCAGTGA
- the DOLPP1 gene encoding dolichyldiphosphatase 1 isoform X2, translated as MWRGKCAESTHRSQGDFSGQLLAYLSLGPIFIIVGFVTLIIFKRELHTISFLGGLAFNEGVNWLIKHVIREPRPCEEAHSTVTTKYGMPSSHSQFMWFFSVYSFLFLYLRMHQTNNARFLDLLWRHVLSICLVTVALLVSYSRVYLLYHTWSQVLYGGVAGSIMAVAWFAFTQEILTPLFPRIAAWPISEFFLIRDTSLIPNILWFEYTVTRAEARNRQRKLGTKLQ; from the exons ATGTGGAGAGGCAAGTGTGCAGAATCAACCCATCGAAGCCAAG GTGATTTCTCTGGTCAGCTTTTAGCTTATTTGAGTCTCGGTCCAATATTCATTATTGTTGGCTTTGTAACGCTCATCATATTCAAGAGAGAGCTTCACACG ATCTCTTTCTTGGGAGGGCTGGCATTCAATGAGGGAGTGAACTGGTTAATAAAACATGTAATCCGGGAGCCTCGGCCCTGTGAAG aAGCCCATTCAACAGTGACCACAAAATATGGGATGCCGTCCAGCCACTCCCAATTCATGTGGTTTTTCTCTGTCTattcctttctgttcctttatTTAAG AATGCACCAAACAAACAATGCGAGGTTTCTGGATTTACTATGGCGACATGTGCTGTCCATCTGCCTCGTCACAGTGGCTTTGCTAGTCTCATATAGTAG GGTTTATTTGCTTTACCACACCTGGAGCCAAGTCTTGTATGGAGGTGTGGCAGGAAGCATTATGGCAGTAGCCTGGTTTGCCTTCACACAAGAGATATTAACTCCTCTCTTCCCAAGGATAGCTGCATG GCCAATTTCAGAGTTCTTTTTAATCCGAGATACCAGCCTCATTCCTAACATCCTGTGGTTTGAATACACAGTCACGAGAGCAGAAGCAAG AAACAGACAGCGCAAGCTGGGTACGAAGCTGCAGTGA
- the MIGA2 gene encoding mitoguardin 2 isoform X1: MAFRRTEGMSIIQALAMTVAEIPVFVYTTFGQSVFSQLRLSPGLRKVLFATALGTVALALAAHQLKRRRRRKKQIAPEKCGFKPGGITVPILPTRRVSSVKKGYSSKRVQSPGSKSNDTLSGISSIEPSKHSSSSHSLASMVAVNSSSPIPASAGIWEAQAMGDAGAIGDSSAESLYIQGMELFEEALQKWEQALTIRQRDSVSTSTPVPWDSKKQQESISENISEEESQKREFAEKLESLLHRAYHLQEEFGSSLPSDSMLLDLEKTLMLPLTDGSLRLRTDDEDSSASEDSFFSAAELFDSLHFEEMPFHLSKPVAAYEEALQLVKEGKVACRTLRTELLGCYSDQDFLAKLHCVRQAFQELLEDESNQLFFGEVGKQMVIGLMTKAEKNPKAFLESYEEMLHYALKQETWPTTQLELEGRGVVCMSFFDIVLDFILMDAFEDLENPPSSVLAVLRNRWLSDSFKETALATACWSVLKAKRRLLMVPDGFISHFYSVSEHVSPVLAFGFLGPKQQLSEVCSFFKHQIVQYLKDMFDLDNVRYTTVQSLAEDILQLSRRRSEILLGYLGTETSPEMNGMLPGENEPLKELI, encoded by the exons ATGGCATTTCGAAGGACAGAGGGAATGTCCATCATCCAGGCCTTGGCCATGACTGTGGCAGAGATCCCCGTGTTTGTTTACACCACGTTTGGGCAG TCTGTCTTCTCTCAGCTGCGGCTCTCTCCAGGCCTGCGTAAGGTGCTGTTTGCTACAGCTCTCGGGACAGTTGCGTTGGCTCTTGCAGCTCATCAGCTGAAGCGGCGTCGGCGCCGAAAGAAGCAGATTGCTCCAGAGAAGTGTGGCTTTAAGCCTGGCGGGATCACAGTGCCCATCTTGCCAACCAGAAGGGTCTCCTCTGTGAAGAAAG GCTACTCCAGCAAGAGAGTGCAGAGTCCTGGCAGCAAGAGCAATGACACACTCAGCGGGATTTCCTCCATTGAGCCCAGCAAACATTCCAGTTCTTCCCACAGCCTTGCCTCG ATGGTAGCAGTCAATTCCTCAAGTCCAATACCAGCATCAGCAGGGATATGGGAGGCCCAGGCAATGGGAGATGCTGGAGCCATTGGTGATTCCAGTGCAGAAAGCCTCTACATTCAAG GCATGGAGCTGTTTGAGGAGGCCCTGCAGAAGTGGGAGCAGGCACTGACCATCAGGCAGAGGGACAGTGTTAGTACAAGCACCCCTGTGCCCTGGGACAGCAAGAAACAGCAAGAGAGCATATCTGAGAACATCTCAGAG GAGGAGTCCCAGAAAAGGGAGTTTGCTGAGAAGCTGGAGTCCCTTTTGCACCGGGCCTACCACCTCCAGGAAGAGTTTGGGTCTTCACTTCCATCAGACAGCATGCTGCTGGACCTGG agAAGACTTTAATGCTTCCGTTGACGGATGGGTCACTGCGGCTGCGGACGGATGATGAAGACAGCTCAGCCTCGGAGGACTCCTtcttctctgcagcagag CTCTTTGACTCTCTCCACTTCGAGGAAATGCCATTCCACCTCTCTAAGCCAGTGGCAGCATATGAAGAAGCTTTGCAGTTAGTGAAAGAAGGGAAAGTTGCATGCCGGACACTGAG GACAGAGCTCCTTGGCTGCTACAGTGACCAGGATTTCCTGGCAAAGCTGCACTGCGTCAGGCAGGCCTTCCAG gagctgctggaggatgAAAGCAATCAATTGTTTTTTGGGGAGGTTGGGAAACAAATGGTGATAGGACTGATGACAAAAGCTGAGAAG AATCCCAAAGCTTTTCTGGAAAGCTATGAGGAGATGCTGCATTATGCACTGAAGCAAGAGACCTGGCCAACCactcagctggagctggagggaagaggg GTGGTGTGCATGAGTTTCTTTGATATTGTGCTGGACTTCATCCTCATGGATGCTTTTGAGGATCTGGAGAACCCACCCtcctctgtgctggctgtgctgcGCAACCGCTGGCTCTCCGACAGCTTCAAGGAGACA GCTCTAGCAACTGCCTGCTGGTCAgttctgaaagcaaaaaggaggcttCTGATG GTACCAGATGGTTTTATCTCTCATTTCTACTCCGTATCGGAGCATGTCAGTCCTGTACTAGCCTTTGGTTTTCTGGGGCCCAAGCAGCAGCTATCTGAAGTCTGCAGTTTCTTCAAG cACCAGATAGTACAATACCTAAAGGACATGTTTGATTTGGACAACGTGAGATACACAACAGTGCAGTCACTGGCAGAAGACATTCTGCAGCTCTCGCGGCGGCGCAGTGAGATCCTCTTGGGATATCTGGGCACTGAGACTTCCCCGGAGATGAACGGCATGCTTCCTGGTGAAAATGAGCCGCTGAAGGAGCTCATCTGA
- the MIGA2 gene encoding mitoguardin 2 isoform X2, with amino-acid sequence MAFRRTEGMSIIQALAMTVAEIPVFVYTTFGQLRLSPGLRKVLFATALGTVALALAAHQLKRRRRRKKQIAPEKCGFKPGGITVPILPTRRVSSVKKGYSSKRVQSPGSKSNDTLSGISSIEPSKHSSSSHSLASMVAVNSSSPIPASAGIWEAQAMGDAGAIGDSSAESLYIQGMELFEEALQKWEQALTIRQRDSVSTSTPVPWDSKKQQESISENISEEESQKREFAEKLESLLHRAYHLQEEFGSSLPSDSMLLDLEKTLMLPLTDGSLRLRTDDEDSSASEDSFFSAAELFDSLHFEEMPFHLSKPVAAYEEALQLVKEGKVACRTLRTELLGCYSDQDFLAKLHCVRQAFQELLEDESNQLFFGEVGKQMVIGLMTKAEKNPKAFLESYEEMLHYALKQETWPTTQLELEGRGVVCMSFFDIVLDFILMDAFEDLENPPSSVLAVLRNRWLSDSFKETALATACWSVLKAKRRLLMVPDGFISHFYSVSEHVSPVLAFGFLGPKQQLSEVCSFFKHQIVQYLKDMFDLDNVRYTTVQSLAEDILQLSRRRSEILLGYLGTETSPEMNGMLPGENEPLKELI; translated from the exons ATGGCATTTCGAAGGACAGAGGGAATGTCCATCATCCAGGCCTTGGCCATGACTGTGGCAGAGATCCCCGTGTTTGTTTACACCACGTTTGGGCAG CTGCGGCTCTCTCCAGGCCTGCGTAAGGTGCTGTTTGCTACAGCTCTCGGGACAGTTGCGTTGGCTCTTGCAGCTCATCAGCTGAAGCGGCGTCGGCGCCGAAAGAAGCAGATTGCTCCAGAGAAGTGTGGCTTTAAGCCTGGCGGGATCACAGTGCCCATCTTGCCAACCAGAAGGGTCTCCTCTGTGAAGAAAG GCTACTCCAGCAAGAGAGTGCAGAGTCCTGGCAGCAAGAGCAATGACACACTCAGCGGGATTTCCTCCATTGAGCCCAGCAAACATTCCAGTTCTTCCCACAGCCTTGCCTCG ATGGTAGCAGTCAATTCCTCAAGTCCAATACCAGCATCAGCAGGGATATGGGAGGCCCAGGCAATGGGAGATGCTGGAGCCATTGGTGATTCCAGTGCAGAAAGCCTCTACATTCAAG GCATGGAGCTGTTTGAGGAGGCCCTGCAGAAGTGGGAGCAGGCACTGACCATCAGGCAGAGGGACAGTGTTAGTACAAGCACCCCTGTGCCCTGGGACAGCAAGAAACAGCAAGAGAGCATATCTGAGAACATCTCAGAG GAGGAGTCCCAGAAAAGGGAGTTTGCTGAGAAGCTGGAGTCCCTTTTGCACCGGGCCTACCACCTCCAGGAAGAGTTTGGGTCTTCACTTCCATCAGACAGCATGCTGCTGGACCTGG agAAGACTTTAATGCTTCCGTTGACGGATGGGTCACTGCGGCTGCGGACGGATGATGAAGACAGCTCAGCCTCGGAGGACTCCTtcttctctgcagcagag CTCTTTGACTCTCTCCACTTCGAGGAAATGCCATTCCACCTCTCTAAGCCAGTGGCAGCATATGAAGAAGCTTTGCAGTTAGTGAAAGAAGGGAAAGTTGCATGCCGGACACTGAG GACAGAGCTCCTTGGCTGCTACAGTGACCAGGATTTCCTGGCAAAGCTGCACTGCGTCAGGCAGGCCTTCCAG gagctgctggaggatgAAAGCAATCAATTGTTTTTTGGGGAGGTTGGGAAACAAATGGTGATAGGACTGATGACAAAAGCTGAGAAG AATCCCAAAGCTTTTCTGGAAAGCTATGAGGAGATGCTGCATTATGCACTGAAGCAAGAGACCTGGCCAACCactcagctggagctggagggaagaggg GTGGTGTGCATGAGTTTCTTTGATATTGTGCTGGACTTCATCCTCATGGATGCTTTTGAGGATCTGGAGAACCCACCCtcctctgtgctggctgtgctgcGCAACCGCTGGCTCTCCGACAGCTTCAAGGAGACA GCTCTAGCAACTGCCTGCTGGTCAgttctgaaagcaaaaaggaggcttCTGATG GTACCAGATGGTTTTATCTCTCATTTCTACTCCGTATCGGAGCATGTCAGTCCTGTACTAGCCTTTGGTTTTCTGGGGCCCAAGCAGCAGCTATCTGAAGTCTGCAGTTTCTTCAAG cACCAGATAGTACAATACCTAAAGGACATGTTTGATTTGGACAACGTGAGATACACAACAGTGCAGTCACTGGCAGAAGACATTCTGCAGCTCTCGCGGCGGCGCAGTGAGATCCTCTTGGGATATCTGGGCACTGAGACTTCCCCGGAGATGAACGGCATGCTTCCTGGTGAAAATGAGCCGCTGAAGGAGCTCATCTGA